CACCACGCTGGTCGTCGGCAGAACGCGGCGGTGGGCGGCGCGCAGGTTTTCGAGCGTCTGCGCGCGCGCGCTATCTGACGACACGTCGTAGCCCAGCGCCTGCACCACCGCAGCGATCGCTTCCGGCGACGAGTCGGTGTGCGTGCCGTGCGCGTTGCGGTAGCCTCGCTCGGCGCCGACACGCGAAGCGATTTCGTAGAGAAGGTCGTCGTTCATTGCGTGGGGCCGATAAGGATGGCGCCGGTCCAGGCCGGCAGCTTGGGTTGGCTCGCGAGGTCGAGCCCGTCGCTTTGCCACAGAACCTTCGTGCCTGACGGCACGTCGGGTGCGAAGGCCGGATCGGCGAAGTTGCCGACGAAGACGAGGCTGCCTGCCTGGAAGCGCCAGACGACCTCGAGGCCGCCGGCGCCGTGGCGCGCGTGACGCGCGTCGATGAAGCCGGACGCCATCAGCGGCACGACATGCTCGGCGCGCAGCGCCAGCAGCGCGCGCGTCTCGGCGAGGATCGCCGCATGCGGCTCACGCTCCGCCTCATCCCAGTCGATCTTCGAGCGCTCGAAGGTCTCCGGAATCGTCGGGTCCGGAACCGACTCGCCGGCAAACGACGCGAACTTCTCGAACTCCTTCGTCCGGCCCTTGCGGACGGCCTCTGCGAGATCCGGCTCGCGCTCGAAGTCGACGAAGAACTGGAACGGCGTCGTCGCGCCCCACTCGTCGCCCTGGAAGATCATCGGGATCTGCGGCGCGAGGTAGAGCACGGCACGCGAGAGCTTCATGTGCGTCGCATCGGCCAGGCTCGTCAGCCTGTCGCCCTGCGCGCGGTTGCCGATCTGGTCGTGGTTCTGCAGGAAGGCGACGAAGGCCTGCGGCGGCAGGCCGCTCGTCTTCTCGCCGCGATGGTGGCCGAGGTTCGGCGACATCTCGCCCTGGTAGGCGAAGCCTTCGGCGAGGCAGCGGCCGAGGCGCGCGACCGTGTCGCCGGCGAAGTCGGCGTAGTAGCCTTCGTTCTCGCCGGTCAGCAGAACGTGCCAGCAATGGTGGATGTCGTCGTCCCACTGCGCATCGTAGGAGATCGAACGACCCTCGCCGTCGCGCGTCAGCCGGTGCGCCTCGTTGGCCTCGTTCTCGAGCACGAGATGCACGTGGCGCCCGACGAACTTCTCGCGGATGCGCTCGGCCAGCTCGTCGAGGAAATGCTTGTCGCCGTCGTCGAGGATGGCGTGGACGGCATCGAAGCGCAGCCCGTCGAAGCGGTATTCCTCGAGCCAGTAGAGCGCGTTGGCGATGAAGAACTCGCGTACGACGTCGGATGCCTCGCTCTTGCCGTCGAAGTTGATGCCCGCCCCCCACGGCGTCTCGTGCCGCTCGGTGAAGAAGCTCTTGGCATAGGAATGCAGAAAGTTTCCCGTCGGACCGAAGTGGTTGTAGACGACGTCGAGGAAGACCATCAGGCCGTGGCCGTGCGCGGCATCGACGAGCTTCTTCAAGTCGTCCGGCGTGCCGTAGGCATTGTTGGGCGCAAACGGCAGCACGCCGTCGTAGCCCCAGTTGCGCTTGCCGGTGATCTCGGCGATCGGCATCAGCTCGATTGCGGTGATGCCGGTGTCCTTCAGCGTCGCGAGCTTCTCGATGAGCCCGTCGTAGGTGCCGGCCGGCGTCGCGGTGCCGACATGCATCTCGTTCAGCACGACCTCGTCCCACGGACGGCCGGCCCAGCCGTCGTTCGTCCATGCGTAGGCGCGCGGATCGACGATGGTCGAGCGGCGGTCGCGATCGTCCGCCTGGAAGCGCGAGGCGGGGTCCGGCACGAGATCGTCGGTGCCGTCGATCGCGAAGCCGTAGCGCTGGCCGGCCTTGGCCTCGGGATCGACGAGCTTGTACCAGCCCTGGCCGATCGCCGGCATGGCGACGCGGCGCTCCTCGCAGACGAGGTCGACGCGCTTGGCGGTCGGCGCCCAGAGCGCGAAGCGGACCCCGTCAGGGACGATCTCGGCGCCAAACGGCATCGAATGGTTGCTGTGCATTCGCCCCCAGCTTCTTCAGGTCTCGTGTTGCAGAAGTACGAATGAACGCGACATCAGCCGAAAGGCTTCCCCCGGCAAAACAGAATTTGCCGCCGGGTCACTCAAGCCTTTGGCGCGTGTCGATTCGAAGACGGGCTTGAACGAGCCGCAGGGAAAACCCGGCGGCAGCACGAAGTCGACGTCGACGCCCGCAGCATTAAAGAGCAGCAGGATGCGCTCGTGCGGCGCACCGTAGTTGCCGATCTGCATGCCGAGCGTGCGGCGCTCGGCGTCGCCCCAGGTGTCGCCGACCAGCTCGCGGCCGTCGGCGGCGAGCCAGTAGACGTCCTTTAGCCCGGTCTCCTCGATGACCTGGCCGGTGAAGAACTCGAGCCTGCGGAAGACCTCGTGGCTCTTGCGCAGCGCGACGAGGTTGCGGACGTAGTCGAGCAGATCGGGGTCGGTGCGGTCGGTCCAGTCGAGCCAGCTCGTCTCGTTGTCCTGGCAATAGGCGTTGTTGTTGCCGCCCTGGCTGCGCGAGAGCTCGTCGCCCATCAAGAGCATCGGCGTGCCGATCGCCAGGATCGACGTGGCGAGCAGGTTGCGCTTC
This Beijerinckiaceae bacterium RH AL1 DNA region includes the following protein-coding sequences:
- the treZ gene encoding Malto-oligosyltrehalose trehalohydrolase (ID:RHAL1_02684;~source:Prodigal:2.6), coding for MHSNHSMPFGAEIVPDGVRFALWAPTAKRVDLVCEERRVAMPAIGQGWYKLVDPEAKAGQRYGFAIDGTDDLVPDPASRFQADDRDRRSTIVDPRAYAWTNDGWAGRPWDEVVLNEMHVGTATPAGTYDGLIEKLATLKDTGITAIELMPIAEITGKRNWGYDGVLPFAPNNAYGTPDDLKKLVDAAHGHGLMVFLDVVYNHFGPTGNFLHSYAKSFFTERHETPWGAGINFDGKSEASDVVREFFIANALYWLEEYRFDGLRFDAVHAILDDGDKHFLDELAERIREKFVGRHVHLVLENEANEAHRLTRDGEGRSISYDAQWDDDIHHCWHVLLTGENEGYYADFAGDTVARLGRCLAEGFAYQGEMSPNLGHHRGEKTSGLPPQAFVAFLQNHDQIGNRAQGDRLTSLADATHMKLSRAVLYLAPQIPMIFQGDEWGATTPFQFFVDFEREPDLAEAVRKGRTKEFEKFASFAGESVPDPTIPETFERSKIDWDEAEREPHAAILAETRALLALRAEHVVPLMASGFIDARHARHGAGGLEVVWRFQAGSLVFVGNFADPAFAPDVPSGTKVLWQSDGLDLASQPKLPAWTGAILIGPTQ